Proteins encoded in a region of the Vibrio sp. CB1-14 genome:
- the secE gene encoding preprotein translocase subunit SecE — protein sequence MKANAETPDSSNAADVIKWIVAFALLAAAVVGNYLYGELSVVLRAAGVVVLIAAALGVAATTTKGKAAITFAREARVEVRKVVWPTRQETMQTTLIVLAVSIVMALALWGIDGIMVRLVAFITGL from the coding sequence ATGAAAGCAAACGCTGAAACTCCTGATAGCTCAAATGCAGCAGATGTAATTAAGTGGATCGTCGCTTTTGCGCTGCTAGCCGCCGCTGTTGTGGGTAATTACCTGTACGGAGAGCTATCTGTAGTTCTTCGCGCTGCAGGTGTAGTTGTATTGATTGCCGCAGCACTTGGTGTTGCAGCTACAACAACAAAAGGTAAGGCAGCTATCACGTTCGCACGTGAAGCGCGCGTAGAAGTTCGCAAAGTGGTTTGGCCAACACGCCAAGAAACGATGCAGACTACGCTAATTGTCCTTGCAGTAAGTATTGTAATGGCGCTTGCGTTATGGGGTATCGACGGCATTATGGTCCGTCTTGTTGCGTTCATAACCGGGTTATAG
- the rplA gene encoding 50S ribosomal protein L1 yields the protein MAKLTKRMRVIREKVDVTKEYEINEAVALLKELATAKFVESVDVAVNLGIDARKSDQNVRGATVLPHGTGREIRVAVFTQGANAEAAKEAGADIVGMEDLAEQVKKGEMNFDVVVASPDAMRVVGQLGTILGPRGLMPNPKVGTVTPNVAEAVKNAKAGQVRYRNDKNGIVHTTIGKVNFEANQLQENLETLLVALKKAKPSSAKGTFLKKISISTTMGAGVAVDLSTLDTQA from the coding sequence ATGGCAAAACTTACTAAGCGTATGCGCGTTATTCGCGAAAAAGTTGACGTAACTAAAGAATACGAAATCAACGAAGCTGTAGCTCTTCTTAAAGAACTAGCAACTGCTAAATTCGTTGAGTCTGTAGACGTTGCTGTTAACCTAGGCATCGATGCTCGTAAATCTGACCAGAACGTACGTGGTGCAACTGTACTACCTCACGGTACTGGCCGCGAAATCCGCGTTGCAGTGTTCACTCAAGGTGCAAACGCTGAAGCAGCTAAAGAAGCTGGCGCAGACATCGTAGGTATGGAAGATCTTGCTGAGCAAGTTAAGAAAGGCGAAATGAACTTCGACGTAGTTGTTGCATCTCCAGATGCAATGCGTGTTGTTGGTCAACTAGGTACTATCCTAGGTCCTCGCGGTCTTATGCCAAACCCGAAAGTTGGTACTGTAACTCCTAACGTTGCTGAAGCGGTTAAGAACGCTAAAGCTGGTCAGGTTCGTTACCGTAACGACAAGAACGGCATCGTTCACACTACTATCGGTAAAGTGAACTTCGAAGCGAACCAACTACAAGAGAACCTAGAAACTCTACTAGTTGCGCTTAAGAAAGCGAAGCCGTCTTCAGCGAAAGGTACTTTCCTGAAGAAAATTAGCATCTCTACAACTATGGGTGCTGGTGTTGCTGTAGATCTATCTACACTAGACACACAAGCTTAA
- the tuf gene encoding elongation factor Tu codes for MSKEKFERTKPHVNVGTIGHVDHGKTTLTAAICTTLAKVYGGVAKDFASIDNAPEERERGITIATSHVEYDTPARHYAHVDCPGHADYVKNMITGAAQMDGGILVVAATDGPMPQTREHILLGRQVGIPYIIVFMNKCDMVDDEELLELVEMEVRELLSEYDFPGDDLPVIQGSALGALNGEEQWEAKIVELAEALDSYIPEPERAVDQPFLLPIEDVFSIQGRGTVVTGRIERGILRVGDEVEIVGIKDTTVTTCTGVEMFRKLLDEGRAGENVGALLRGTKRDDVERGQVLAAPGSINPHTKFESEVYVLSKDEGGRHTPFFKGYRPQFYFRTTDVTGDISLPEGVEMVMPGDNIQMKVELIAPIAMDEGLRFAIREGGRTVGAGVVAKIFD; via the coding sequence ATGTCTAAAGAAAAATTTGAACGTACGAAACCGCACGTAAACGTTGGTACTATCGGCCACGTTGACCACGGTAAAACAACTCTAACTGCAGCTATCTGTACTACTCTTGCTAAAGTGTATGGCGGTGTAGCTAAAGACTTCGCATCTATCGATAACGCTCCAGAAGAGCGTGAGCGCGGTATCACTATCGCTACTTCTCACGTAGAGTACGATACTCCAGCACGTCACTACGCACACGTAGACTGTCCAGGACACGCGGATTATGTTAAGAACATGATCACAGGTGCTGCACAGATGGACGGTGGTATCCTAGTTGTTGCTGCAACTGACGGCCCTATGCCTCAGACTCGTGAGCACATCCTACTAGGCCGTCAGGTTGGTATCCCTTACATCATCGTATTCATGAACAAATGTGACATGGTTGATGACGAAGAGCTACTTGAGCTAGTAGAAATGGAAGTTCGTGAACTTCTTTCTGAATACGATTTCCCAGGTGATGACCTACCAGTTATCCAAGGTTCTGCACTAGGCGCACTAAACGGCGAAGAGCAGTGGGAAGCGAAAATCGTTGAACTAGCTGAAGCACTAGACTCTTACATCCCAGAGCCAGAGCGTGCAGTAGACCAACCGTTCCTACTACCAATCGAAGACGTATTCTCGATCCAAGGTCGTGGTACAGTTGTAACTGGTCGTATCGAGCGCGGTATCCTACGCGTAGGTGACGAAGTAGAAATCGTTGGTATCAAAGATACAACTGTTACTACTTGTACTGGTGTTGAGATGTTCCGTAAGCTTCTTGACGAAGGTCGTGCTGGTGAGAACGTTGGTGCACTTCTACGTGGTACTAAGCGTGATGACGTTGAACGTGGTCAAGTTCTTGCAGCTCCTGGCTCAATCAACCCACACACTAAGTTCGAGTCTGAAGTATACGTACTTTCTAAAGACGAAGGCGGCCGTCATACTCCGTTCTTCAAAGGCTACCGTCCACAGTTCTACTTCCGTACAACTGACGTAACTGGTGACATCTCTCTACCAGAAGGCGTAGAAATGGTAATGCCAGGCGACAACATCCAAATGAAAGTTGAGTTAATCGCTCCAATCGCAATGGATGAAGGCCTACGTTTCGCTATCCGTGAAGGTGGCCGTACAGTAGGTGCTGGTGTTGTTGCTAAGATCTTCGACTAA
- the nusG gene encoding transcription termination/antitermination protein NusG, which yields MSEAPKKRWYVVQAFSGFEGRVAQSLREHIKMHAMEEYFGEVLVPTEEVVEMRAGQRRKSERKFFPGYVLVQMIMNDESWHLVRSVPRVMGFIGGTSDRPAPITDKEADAILNRLEKASEAPRPRTMFEAGEVVRVNEGPFADFNGTVEEVDYEKSRLKVSVSIFGRATPVELDFGQVDKLD from the coding sequence ATGAGTGAAGCTCCGAAAAAACGCTGGTACGTTGTTCAAGCCTTTTCTGGCTTTGAAGGACGTGTGGCTCAGTCTCTTCGCGAACATATCAAAATGCACGCAATGGAAGAGTACTTTGGTGAAGTGCTAGTACCGACTGAAGAAGTTGTGGAAATGCGCGCAGGCCAACGCCGTAAAAGCGAGCGTAAGTTCTTCCCAGGCTACGTTCTTGTTCAGATGATCATGAACGATGAGTCTTGGCACTTAGTACGTAGTGTACCGCGTGTCATGGGCTTCATTGGTGGTACCTCTGACCGTCCAGCACCTATCACAGATAAAGAAGCTGACGCTATCCTTAATCGTCTAGAGAAAGCTAGCGAAGCTCCTCGTCCAAGAACTATGTTCGAAGCGGGTGAAGTGGTACGTGTTAACGAAGGTCCGTTTGCTGACTTCAACGGTACAGTTGAAGAAGTAGATTATGAGAAGAGCCGCTTGAAAGTGTCTGTATCGATCTTTGGTCGTGCAACACCGGTTGAGCTCGACTTTGGTCAAGTTGACAAACTTGATTAA
- the rplJ gene encoding 50S ribosomal protein L10 yields the protein MALNLQDKKAIVAEVNEAASGALSAVVADSRGVEVGAMTSLRKQAREAGVYMKVVRNTLARRAVQGTDYECLTDNFTGPTLIAFSNEHPGAAARLFKDFAKENKEFEIKAAAFEGAVTDAEVLATLPTYDEAIARLMMCMKEASAGKLVRTIAALRDQKEEAAA from the coding sequence ATGGCTTTAAACCTTCAAGACAAAAAAGCAATTGTTGCTGAAGTCAACGAAGCAGCCAGTGGTGCACTTTCTGCAGTTGTAGCTGACTCTCGTGGCGTTGAAGTTGGCGCAATGACTTCTCTACGTAAACAAGCGCGTGAAGCGGGTGTTTACATGAAAGTTGTGCGTAACACACTTGCACGCCGTGCGGTTCAGGGTACTGACTATGAGTGTCTAACAGACAACTTCACTGGTCCTACTCTGATCGCGTTCTCTAACGAGCACCCAGGTGCTGCAGCGCGTCTTTTCAAAGACTTCGCTAAAGAGAACAAAGAATTCGAGATCAAAGCTGCTGCATTTGAAGGCGCGGTTACTGATGCTGAAGTACTAGCGACACTACCAACTTACGACGAAGCAATTGCACGCCTAATGATGTGCATGAAAGAAGCTTCTGCAGGCAAGCTGGTACGTACTATCGCTGCACTACGCGACCAAAAAGAAGAAGCTGCGGCATAA
- the rplK gene encoding 50S ribosomal protein L11, whose amino-acid sequence MAKKVEAYIKLQVAAGMANPSPPVGPALGQHGVNIMEFCKAFNAKTESIEKGLPTPVVITVYNDRSFTFVTKTPPAAVLLKKAAGVKSGSGRPNTEKVGTVTDAQVQEIAETKAADMTGADIEAMKRSIAGTARSMGLVVEG is encoded by the coding sequence ATGGCTAAGAAAGTTGAAGCTTATATCAAACTGCAAGTTGCAGCTGGTATGGCAAACCCAAGTCCACCGGTTGGTCCTGCTCTAGGTCAACACGGTGTGAACATCATGGAATTCTGTAAAGCGTTCAACGCAAAAACAGAATCTATTGAGAAAGGTCTACCGACTCCAGTAGTAATCACTGTATACAACGACCGTTCTTTCACGTTCGTAACTAAGACTCCACCTGCTGCTGTTCTTCTTAAGAAAGCTGCTGGCGTTAAGTCTGGTTCAGGTCGTCCTAACACTGAAAAAGTGGGTACAGTGACTGACGCTCAAGTACAGGAAATCGCAGAAACTAAAGCTGCTGATATGACTGGTGCTGACATTGAAGCGATGAAGCGTTCTATTGCGGGTACTGCTCGTTCAATGGGCCTAGTGGTAGAGGGTTAA
- the rplL gene encoding 50S ribosomal protein L7/L12, which produces MSITNEQILDAVAEMSVMQVVELIEAMEEKFGVTAAAAVVAGGAAGGEAAAEQTEFDVILTAAGGNKVAVIKAVRGATGLGLKEAKGLVDSAPAALKEGVDKAEAEALKAQLEEAGASVEVK; this is translated from the coding sequence ATGTCTATTACTAACGAGCAAATCCTAGACGCAGTTGCAGAAATGTCTGTAATGCAAGTTGTTGAGCTTATCGAAGCTATGGAAGAGAAATTCGGCGTAACTGCTGCAGCTGCTGTTGTAGCTGGCGGTGCTGCTGGTGGCGAAGCTGCTGCTGAGCAAACTGAATTCGACGTAATCCTAACTGCTGCTGGCGGTAACAAAGTTGCTGTTATCAAAGCGGTACGTGGCGCAACAGGTCTAGGCCTTAAAGAAGCTAAAGGTCTTGTAGACTCAGCTCCTGCAGCACTTAAAGAAGGTGTTGACAAAGCTGAAGCTGAAGCTCTTAAAGCTCAGCTAGAAGAAGCTGGTGCTTCTGTTGAAGTTAAGTAA
- the coaA gene encoding type I pantothenate kinase, translating into MSPFMSFSREQWSALRNAVPMTLTEEDLKELQGINEKLTMQEATDVYLPLSRLLNLYVAARQRRNSVLGEFLGNTEHTPPFVIGIAGSVAVGKSTTARLLKALLSRWDNHPKVELITTDGFLYPNKTLLEKGLMGKKGFPESYDMRRLVQFVSDVKACKRNVQAPIYSHITYDITEEEKVVDLPDVLIIEGLNVLQSGMDYPHDPHRVFISDFLDFSLYVDADSEQIEQWYVNRFMKFREGAFTKPGSYFSHYTQLSAAEAESKAKNIWASINGLNLVENILPTKERAQLILQKGADHSVETVYLRK; encoded by the coding sequence ATGAGTCCCTTTATGTCATTCAGTCGAGAGCAATGGTCAGCGCTTCGCAACGCCGTACCCATGACCCTCACAGAAGAAGACCTAAAAGAGCTTCAAGGCATCAATGAAAAGCTAACTATGCAGGAAGCCACTGACGTCTACCTGCCTCTTTCTAGGTTGCTTAACCTTTATGTTGCAGCAAGGCAGCGCCGTAACTCTGTACTTGGTGAGTTTTTAGGCAATACCGAACATACGCCGCCGTTTGTCATAGGCATCGCGGGCAGTGTTGCTGTCGGTAAAAGCACCACCGCACGTCTTTTAAAAGCACTATTAAGCCGTTGGGACAATCACCCAAAAGTTGAGTTGATTACCACTGACGGCTTCTTGTACCCGAATAAGACGCTACTCGAAAAGGGGCTGATGGGTAAAAAGGGCTTTCCAGAGTCTTACGATATGCGCCGCTTAGTGCAGTTCGTGTCCGATGTGAAAGCGTGCAAAAGAAATGTTCAGGCGCCGATCTATTCGCACATCACGTATGATATTACTGAGGAAGAAAAGGTCGTTGACCTTCCTGACGTGTTGATTATTGAAGGGCTGAACGTGCTGCAAAGCGGTATGGACTACCCACACGATCCACACCGCGTGTTCATCTCCGATTTTCTCGACTTTTCGCTCTATGTCGACGCAGACAGTGAGCAAATTGAGCAGTGGTACGTCAATCGCTTTATGAAGTTCCGTGAGGGTGCCTTTACTAAGCCTGGCTCTTACTTCAGCCACTATACCCAATTGAGCGCAGCAGAAGCCGAATCAAAGGCAAAGAACATTTGGGCGTCGATCAACGGCCTAAACCTGGTCGAAAACATCCTACCGACCAAAGAGCGCGCTCAGCTGATCTTGCAAAAAGGCGCTGATCACAGCGTTGAAACGGTGTATTTAAGAAAGTAA
- the birA gene encoding bifunctional biotin--[acetyl-CoA-carboxylase] ligase/biotin operon repressor BirA — MKEHQMKLAILARLATGGFHSGEALGEELGISRAAVSKHIKGIQAWGVDIFRVQGKGYQLAQPMELLSEKRLAQSVSTPFELIPIIDSTNQYLLDKQESLDSGSVGISEYQAKGRGRRGRQWVSPFGSNLYLSMYWRLEAGMAAAMGLSLVVGVAIVEALQELGIEGVKLKWPNDLYYRDKKLAGILVEMSGQAGGAANLVIGMGMNLNMSEQVTGIDQPWTSLSEVVDTPFSRNDLVVAFIKAWQAALEDYELRGLHGFVERWNQHDNFLGREVKLIMGQREIKGIVQGIDATGAVLLETERGIESYVGGEISLRKADV; from the coding sequence ATGAAAGAGCATCAAATGAAACTGGCCATTCTCGCTAGGCTCGCCACTGGTGGCTTCCACTCTGGTGAGGCATTGGGTGAAGAGCTCGGGATCTCGCGTGCGGCAGTGAGTAAGCACATTAAAGGCATTCAAGCGTGGGGCGTAGATATTTTCCGAGTTCAGGGCAAAGGTTATCAATTAGCTCAGCCGATGGAGCTATTGAGCGAAAAGCGCCTTGCACAGAGTGTGTCGACACCGTTTGAGCTGATCCCAATCATAGACTCAACTAACCAATACCTACTCGACAAACAAGAGTCCTTAGACTCTGGTAGCGTCGGCATCTCAGAGTATCAAGCTAAAGGTCGCGGACGCCGCGGCAGACAATGGGTGTCGCCGTTTGGCAGTAACCTGTACCTATCGATGTACTGGCGTTTAGAGGCGGGTATGGCAGCGGCGATGGGGCTGAGCCTAGTCGTGGGTGTTGCTATAGTCGAAGCGCTGCAAGAGTTGGGTATTGAGGGAGTGAAGCTCAAATGGCCGAATGATCTGTACTACCGAGATAAGAAGTTAGCAGGGATTTTGGTTGAAATGTCGGGTCAAGCGGGCGGTGCAGCAAACCTAGTGATTGGCATGGGTATGAACCTCAACATGAGTGAGCAAGTGACGGGTATCGATCAGCCTTGGACATCGCTCAGTGAAGTGGTAGACACACCGTTTAGCCGTAATGATTTAGTCGTCGCGTTTATTAAAGCGTGGCAAGCGGCATTGGAAGATTATGAACTGCGCGGTTTGCATGGTTTTGTAGAGCGCTGGAACCAGCACGATAACTTCTTAGGTAGGGAAGTGAAACTCATCATGGGTCAGCGTGAGATAAAAGGTATCGTGCAAGGTATTGATGCCACAGGTGCGGTCTTGCTTGAAACCGAGCGAGGGATTGAGTCGTACGTTGGCGGTGAAATTTCGCTACGAAAAGCTGATGTTTAA